In Rutidosis leptorrhynchoides isolate AG116_Rl617_1_P2 chromosome 2, CSIRO_AGI_Rlap_v1, whole genome shotgun sequence, one genomic interval encodes:
- the LOC139893152 gene encoding uncharacterized protein: protein MLSFVTHSRVRRKPNSRRCWQYHRKLEKPQRPSQIALMLAVPSKVGKYLLGVRIELGLAIPQVGSHPHTTQVNQGNVGDIDVVAVSCTFGKANGNKGAVGLRIIYGRMRLSLFVAQILNNYGGLRIVYANSLFVTF from the exons atgctctcatttgtcacccactcacgcgttaggaggaaacccaattcgcgaagatgttggcagtaccatcgaaagTTGGAAAAACCccagagaccttcccaaatcgcattgatgttagcagtaccatcaaaggttggaaaGTACTTGCTTGGAGTGCGAATCGAACTTGGGTTGGCAATACCACAAGTTGGATCTCACCCCCATACCACTCAAGTCAACCAAG GTAATGTTGGAGATATTGATGTTGTAGCAGTTTCATGCACATTTGGAAAAGCTAATGGTAATAAG GGAGCAGTTGGTTTGAGGATAATTTATGGGCGGATGAGACTGTCACTTTTTGTAGCTCAAATCCTTAACAATTACGGAGGTTTGAGGATAGTTTATGCTAATTCACTTTTTGTCACTTTTTGA